One Loxodonta africana isolate mLoxAfr1 chromosome 4, mLoxAfr1.hap2, whole genome shotgun sequence genomic region harbors:
- the PIP4K2C gene encoding phosphatidylinositol 5-phosphate 4-kinase type-2 gamma isoform X2 has protein sequence MASSSAPPATVSTATAGPGPGFGFASKTKKKHFVQQKVKVFRAADPLVGVFLWGVAHSINELSQVPPPVMLLPDDFKASSKIKVNNHLFHRENLPSHFKFKEYCPQVFRNLRDRFGIDDQDYLVSLTRSPPSESEGSDGRFLISYDRTLVIKEVSSEDIADMHSNLSNYHQYIVKCHGNTLLPQFLGMYRVSVDNEDCYMLVMRNMFSHRLPVHRKYDLKVKELPTLKDMDFLNKNQKVYIGEEEKKVFLEKLKRDVEFLVQLKIMDYSLLLGIHDIIRGSEPEEEGPAREEDAEGEGDCGLTGPPALVGSYGTSPEGIGGYIHSHRPLGPGEFESFIDVYAIRSAEGAPQKEVYFMGLIDILTQYDAKKKAAHAAKTVKHGAGAEISTVHPEQYAKRFLDFITNIFA, from the exons ATGGCGTCCTCCTCGGCCCCGCCAGCCACCGTATCGACGGCGACAGCGGGCCCTGGCCCGGGTTTCGGGTTCGCCTCCAAAACCAAGAAGAAGCATTTCGTGCAGCAGAAGGTGAAGGTGTTCCGAGCAGCCGACCCACTGGTGGGCGTGTTCCTGTGGGGAGTAGCCCATTCG ATCAATGAGCTCAGCCAGGTGCCTCCCCCAGTGATGCTGCTTCCAGACGACTTTAAGGCCAGCTCCAAGATCAAGGTCAACAATCACCTTTTCCATAG GGAAAACCTACCCAGTCATTTCAAGTTCAAGGAGTATTGTCCCCAGGTCTTCAGGAACCTCCGTGATCGATTTGGCATTGATGACCAGGATTATTTG GTGTCTCTTACCCGGAGCCCCCCAAGTGAAAGTGAAGGCAGTGATGGTCGCTTCCTTATCTCCTATGATCGGACTCTAGTCATCAAAGAAGTATCCAGTGAGGACATTGCTGACATGCATAGCAACCTCTCCAACTACCACCAG TACATTGTGAAGTGCCATGGCAATACACTACTGCCCCAGTTCCTGGGGATGTACCGAGTCAGTGTGGACAACGAAGACTGCTACATGCTTGTGATGCGTAATATGTTTAGCCACCGTCTTCCTGTGCACAGAAAGTATGACCTCAAG GTTAAAGAATTACCTACCCTTAAGGATATGGACTTTCTCAACAAGAACCAGAAAGTATATATTggagaagaagagaagaaagtaTTTCTAGAGAAGCTAAAGAGAGATGTGGAG TTCCTAGTGCAGCTGAAGATCATGGACTACAGCCTTCTGCTGGGCATCCACGATATCATCCGGGGCTCTGAACCAGAGGAGGAGGGGCCTGCCCGGGAGGAGGATGCAGAGGGGGAGGGAGACTGTGGCCTGACTGGACCTCCTGCTCTGGTGGGTTCCTATGGCACCTCCCCTGAGGGCATCGGCGGCTACATCCATTCCCATCGGCCTTTGGGCCCTGGAGAGTTTGAGTCCTTCATTGATGTCTATGCCATCCGGAGTGCTGAGG GGGCCCCCCAAAAGGAGGTGTATTTCATGGGTCTCATTGACATCCTAACACAGTATGATGCCAAGAAGAAAGCAGCTCATGCAGCCAAAACTGTCAAGCATGGG GCCGGGGCAGAGATCTCTACTGTCCATCCTGAGCAGTATGCTAAGCGATTCCTGGATTTTATTACCAACATCTTTGCCTAA
- the PIP4K2C gene encoding phosphatidylinositol 5-phosphate 4-kinase type-2 gamma isoform X1, with product MASSSAPPATVSTATAGPGPGFGFASKTKKKHFVQQKVKVFRAADPLVGVFLWGVAHSINELSQVPPPVMLLPDDFKASSKIKVNNHLFHRENLPSHFKFKEYCPQVFRNLRDRFGIDDQDYLVSLTRSPPSESEGSDGRFLISYDRTLVIKEVSSEDIADMHSNLSNYHQYIVKCHGNTLLPQFLGMYRVSVDNEDCYMLVMRNMFSHRLPVHRKYDLKGSLVSREASDKEKVKELPTLKDMDFLNKNQKVYIGEEEKKVFLEKLKRDVEFLVQLKIMDYSLLLGIHDIIRGSEPEEEGPAREEDAEGEGDCGLTGPPALVGSYGTSPEGIGGYIHSHRPLGPGEFESFIDVYAIRSAEGAPQKEVYFMGLIDILTQYDAKKKAAHAAKTVKHGAGAEISTVHPEQYAKRFLDFITNIFA from the exons ATGGCGTCCTCCTCGGCCCCGCCAGCCACCGTATCGACGGCGACAGCGGGCCCTGGCCCGGGTTTCGGGTTCGCCTCCAAAACCAAGAAGAAGCATTTCGTGCAGCAGAAGGTGAAGGTGTTCCGAGCAGCCGACCCACTGGTGGGCGTGTTCCTGTGGGGAGTAGCCCATTCG ATCAATGAGCTCAGCCAGGTGCCTCCCCCAGTGATGCTGCTTCCAGACGACTTTAAGGCCAGCTCCAAGATCAAGGTCAACAATCACCTTTTCCATAG GGAAAACCTACCCAGTCATTTCAAGTTCAAGGAGTATTGTCCCCAGGTCTTCAGGAACCTCCGTGATCGATTTGGCATTGATGACCAGGATTATTTG GTGTCTCTTACCCGGAGCCCCCCAAGTGAAAGTGAAGGCAGTGATGGTCGCTTCCTTATCTCCTATGATCGGACTCTAGTCATCAAAGAAGTATCCAGTGAGGACATTGCTGACATGCATAGCAACCTCTCCAACTACCACCAG TACATTGTGAAGTGCCATGGCAATACACTACTGCCCCAGTTCCTGGGGATGTACCGAGTCAGTGTGGACAACGAAGACTGCTACATGCTTGTGATGCGTAATATGTTTAGCCACCGTCTTCCTGTGCACAGAAAGTATGACCTCAAG GGTTCCCTAGTGTCCCGGGAAGCCAGCGATAAGGAAAAG GTTAAAGAATTACCTACCCTTAAGGATATGGACTTTCTCAACAAGAACCAGAAAGTATATATTggagaagaagagaagaaagtaTTTCTAGAGAAGCTAAAGAGAGATGTGGAG TTCCTAGTGCAGCTGAAGATCATGGACTACAGCCTTCTGCTGGGCATCCACGATATCATCCGGGGCTCTGAACCAGAGGAGGAGGGGCCTGCCCGGGAGGAGGATGCAGAGGGGGAGGGAGACTGTGGCCTGACTGGACCTCCTGCTCTGGTGGGTTCCTATGGCACCTCCCCTGAGGGCATCGGCGGCTACATCCATTCCCATCGGCCTTTGGGCCCTGGAGAGTTTGAGTCCTTCATTGATGTCTATGCCATCCGGAGTGCTGAGG GGGCCCCCCAAAAGGAGGTGTATTTCATGGGTCTCATTGACATCCTAACACAGTATGATGCCAAGAAGAAAGCAGCTCATGCAGCCAAAACTGTCAAGCATGGG GCCGGGGCAGAGATCTCTACTGTCCATCCTGAGCAGTATGCTAAGCGATTCCTGGATTTTATTACCAACATCTTTGCCTAA
- the KIF5A gene encoding kinesin heavy chain, with translation MTETNNECSIKVLCRFRPLNQAEILRGDKFIPIFQGDDSVVIGGKPYVFDRVFPPNTTQEQVYHACAMQIVKDVLAGYNGTIFAYGQTSSGKTHTMEGKLHDPQLMGIIPRIARDIFSHIYSMDENLEFHIKVSYFEIYLDKIRDLLDVTKTNLSVHEDKNRVPFVKGCTERFVSSPEEILDVIDEGKSNRHVAVTNMNEHSSRSHSIFLINIKQENMETEQKLSGKLYLVDLAGSEKVSKTGAEGAVLDEAKNINKSLSALGNVISALAEGTKSYVPYRDSKMTRILQDSLGGNCRTTMFICCSPSSFNDAETKSTLMFGQRAKTIKNTASVNLELTAEQWKKKYEKEKEKTKAQKETIAKLEAELSRWRNGENVPETERLAGEDAALGTELCEETPVNDNSSIVVRIAPEERQKYEEEIRRLYKQLDDKDDEINQQSQLVEKLKQQMLDQEELLVSTRGDNEKVQRELSHLQSENDAAKDEVKEVLQALEELAVNYDQKSQEVEEKSQQNQLLVDELSQKVATMLSLESELQRLQEVSGHQRKRIAEVLNGLMKDLSEFSVIVGNGEIKLPVEISGAIEEEFTVARLYISKIKSEVKSVVKRCRQLENLQVECHRKMEVTGRELSSCQLLISQHEAKIRSLTEYMQSVELKKRHLEESYDSLSDELAKLQAQENVHEVTLKDQEPDIQDADGAKKALELQMESHREAHHRQLARLRDEINEKQKTIDELKDLNQKLQLELEKLQADYEKLKNEEHEKSTKLQELTFLYERHEQSKQDLKGLEETVARELQTLHNLRKLFVQDVTTRVKKSAEMEPEDSGGIHSQKQKISFLENNLEQLTKVHKQLVRDNADLRCELPKLEKRLRATAERVKALEGALKEAKEGAMKDKRRYQQEVDRIKEAVRYKSSGKRGHSAQIAKPVRPGHYPASSPTNPYGTRSPECISYTNSLFQNYQNLYLQAAPSSASDLYFANSCASSGATSSGGPLASYQKANMDNGNATDINDNRSDLPCGYEAEDQAKLFPLHQETAAS, from the exons gggaagccttatGTCTTTGATCGTGTATTCCCCCCAAACACAACTCAGGAGCAAGTTTATCATGCATGTGCCATGCAGATTGTCAAAG ATGTCCTTGCTGGCTACAATGGCACCATTTTTGCTTATGGACAGACTTCCTCAGGGAAAACCCATACCATGGAG GGAAAGCTGCATGACCCCCAGCTGATGGGAATTATTCCTCGAATTGCCCGGGACATCTTCAGCCACATCTACTCCATGGATGAGAATCTTGAATTCCACATCAAG GTTTCTTACTTTGAGATTTACCTGGACAAAATTCGTGACCTTTTGGATG TGACCAAGACAAATCTGTCTGTGCATGAGGACAAGAACCGGGTGCCATTTGTCAAG GGTTGTACGGAACGCTTTGTGTCCAGCCCAGAGGAGATTTTAGACGTGATCGATGAGGGGAAATCAAATCGTCATGTGGCTGTCACCA ACATGAATGAACACAGCTCTCGAAGCCACAGCATCTTTCTCATCAATATCAAGCAGGAGAATATGGAGACTGAACAGAAGCTCAGTGGGAAGCTGTATCTAGTGGACTTGGCAGGGAGCGAGAAG GTCAGCAAGACCGGGGCAGAGGGAGCGGTGCTGGATGAGGCAAAGAATATTAACAAGTCACTGTCAGCCCTGGGGAACGTGATCTCCGCATTGGCTGAAGGCACT AAAAGCTACGTTCCATATCGTGACAGCAAAATGACACGGATTCTCCAGGACTCTCTGGGAGGAAATTGCCGGACAACTATGTTCATCTGCTGCTCACCATCCAGTTTCAATGATGCAGAGACCAAGTCTACTCTGATGTTCGGGCAGCG GGCAAAGACCATTAAGAACACCGCCTCAGTGAATCTAGAACTGACTGCTGAGCAGTGGAAGAAGAAGtatgagaaggagaaggagaagacaAAAGCTCAGAAGGAGACAATTGCAAAGCTGGAGGCTGAACTGAGccggtggcgcaatg GAGAGAATGTGCCTGAGACAGAGCGCTTGGCTGGGGAGGATGCGGCCCTGGGAACAGAGCTCTGTGAAGAGACGCCTGTGAACGACAACTCCTCCATCGTGGTGCGCATTGCCCCTGAGGAGAGGCAGAAGTACGAGGAAGAGATCCGCCGCCTCTATAAACAGCTTGATGATAAG GATGATGAGATCAATCAGCAGAGTCAACTGGTAGAGAAACTGAAGCAGCAAATGCTGGACCAGGAAGAG CTGCTGGTGTCCACTCGAGGAGACAATGAGAAGGTCCAACGAGAGCTGAGTCACCTGCAGTCGGAGAATGATGCCGCTAAGGACGAGGTGAAGGAAGTGCTGCAGGCACTGGAGGAACTGGCAGTCAACTACGACCAGAAGTCCCAGGAGGTGGAGGAAAAGAGCCAGCAGAACCAGCTGCTGGTGGATGAGCTGTCTCAGAAGGTG GCTACCATGCTGTCCCTGGAGTCTGAGTTGCAGCGGCTGCAGGAGGTCAGTGGACACCAACGAAAACGAATTGCTGAGGTGCTGAATGGGCTGATGAAGGACCTGAGTGAGTTCAGTGTCATCGTGGGCAATGGAGAGATTAAGCTG CCGGTGGAGATCAGCGGGGCCATCGAGGAGGAGTTCACCGTGGCCCGACTCTACATCAGCAAAATCAAATCTGAAGTCAAGTCTGTGGTCAAGCGGTGCCGGCAGCTGGAGAACCTCCAGGTCGAATGTCACCGCAAGATGGAAGTGACTGGGCGGGAGCTCTCGTCCTGCCAGCTCCTCATCTCCCAG CATGAAGCCAAGATCCGCTCACTTACAGAATACATGCAGAGTGTGGAGCTAAAGAAGCGGCACCTGGAAGAGTCCTATGACTCCTTGAGTGATGAACTGGccaagctccaggcccagg AAAATGTACATGAGGTAACCCTGAAGGACCAGGAACCAGACATACAGGATGCAGATGGAGCGAAG AAGGCCCTGGAGCTGCAGATGGAGAGTCACCGTGAGGCCCATCATCGGCAGCTAGCCCGGCTCCGGGACGAGATCAATGAGAAGCAGAAGACCATCGATGAGCTCAAAGA CCTGAATCAGAAGCTCCAGCTAGAGCTGGAGAAGCTCCAGGCCGACTATGAGAAgctgaagaatgaagaacacgagaAGAGCACCAAACTACAGGAGCTGAC ATTTCTATACGAGCGACATGAGCAGTCCAAGCAGGACCTCAAGGGCCTGGAGGAGACAGTT GCCCGGGAACTCCAGACCCTCCACAACCTTCGCAAGCTGTTCGTTCAAGACGTCACGACTCGAGtcaagaaa AGTGCAGAAATGGAGCCCGAGGACAGTGGGGGGATTCATTCCCAAAAGCAGAAGATTTCCTTTCTTGAGAACAACCTGGAACAGCTTACAAAGGTTCACAAACAG CTGGTACGTGACAATGCAGATCTGCGTTGTGAGCTTCCTAAATTGGAAAAACGACTTAGGGCTACGGCTGAGAGAGTTAAGGCCCTGGAGGGTGCACTGAAGGAGGCCAAGGAGGGCGCCATGAAGGACAAGCGCCGGTATCAGCAAGAGGTGGATCGCATTAAGGAGGCTGTTCGGTACAAGAGTTCGGGCAAGCGGGGCCATTCTGCCCAGATTG CCAAACCCGTCCGACCAGGCCACTACCCGGCATCTTCACCCACCAACCCCTACGGCACCCGGAGCCCTGAATGCATCAGTTACACCAACAGCCTCTTCCAGAACTACCAGAATTTGTACCTGCAGGCTGCACCTAGCTCCGCCTCAGATCTGTA CTTTGCAAACTCCTGTGCCAGCAGTGGGGCCACATCTTCCGGCGGCCCCTTGGCTTCCTACCAAAAGGCCAACATGGACAATG GAAATGCCACAGACATCAATGATAACAG GAGTGACCTGCCATGTGGCTATGAGGCTGAGGACCAGGCCAAGCTTTTCCCTCTTCACCAAGAGACAGCAGCCAGCTAA
- the PIP4K2C gene encoding phosphatidylinositol 5-phosphate 4-kinase type-2 gamma isoform X3: protein MPLKDFTGFYESQMRENLPSHFKFKEYCPQVFRNLRDRFGIDDQDYLVSLTRSPPSESEGSDGRFLISYDRTLVIKEVSSEDIADMHSNLSNYHQYIVKCHGNTLLPQFLGMYRVSVDNEDCYMLVMRNMFSHRLPVHRKYDLKGSLVSREASDKEKVKELPTLKDMDFLNKNQKVYIGEEEKKVFLEKLKRDVEFLVQLKIMDYSLLLGIHDIIRGSEPEEEGPAREEDAEGEGDCGLTGPPALVGSYGTSPEGIGGYIHSHRPLGPGEFESFIDVYAIRSAEGAPQKEVYFMGLIDILTQYDAKKKAAHAAKTVKHGAGAEISTVHPEQYAKRFLDFITNIFA, encoded by the exons atgcCTTTAAAGGACTTCACAGGGTTTTATGAAAGTCAAATGAG GGAAAACCTACCCAGTCATTTCAAGTTCAAGGAGTATTGTCCCCAGGTCTTCAGGAACCTCCGTGATCGATTTGGCATTGATGACCAGGATTATTTG GTGTCTCTTACCCGGAGCCCCCCAAGTGAAAGTGAAGGCAGTGATGGTCGCTTCCTTATCTCCTATGATCGGACTCTAGTCATCAAAGAAGTATCCAGTGAGGACATTGCTGACATGCATAGCAACCTCTCCAACTACCACCAG TACATTGTGAAGTGCCATGGCAATACACTACTGCCCCAGTTCCTGGGGATGTACCGAGTCAGTGTGGACAACGAAGACTGCTACATGCTTGTGATGCGTAATATGTTTAGCCACCGTCTTCCTGTGCACAGAAAGTATGACCTCAAG GGTTCCCTAGTGTCCCGGGAAGCCAGCGATAAGGAAAAG GTTAAAGAATTACCTACCCTTAAGGATATGGACTTTCTCAACAAGAACCAGAAAGTATATATTggagaagaagagaagaaagtaTTTCTAGAGAAGCTAAAGAGAGATGTGGAG TTCCTAGTGCAGCTGAAGATCATGGACTACAGCCTTCTGCTGGGCATCCACGATATCATCCGGGGCTCTGAACCAGAGGAGGAGGGGCCTGCCCGGGAGGAGGATGCAGAGGGGGAGGGAGACTGTGGCCTGACTGGACCTCCTGCTCTGGTGGGTTCCTATGGCACCTCCCCTGAGGGCATCGGCGGCTACATCCATTCCCATCGGCCTTTGGGCCCTGGAGAGTTTGAGTCCTTCATTGATGTCTATGCCATCCGGAGTGCTGAGG GGGCCCCCCAAAAGGAGGTGTATTTCATGGGTCTCATTGACATCCTAACACAGTATGATGCCAAGAAGAAAGCAGCTCATGCAGCCAAAACTGTCAAGCATGGG GCCGGGGCAGAGATCTCTACTGTCCATCCTGAGCAGTATGCTAAGCGATTCCTGGATTTTATTACCAACATCTTTGCCTAA